A stretch of Sebastes fasciatus isolate fSebFas1 chromosome 19, fSebFas1.pri, whole genome shotgun sequence DNA encodes these proteins:
- the sema4d gene encoding semaphorin-4D isoform X2, protein MGFGVLGVFLGLLLEVSTHGPHAVPRTSWRHQDLDLMEFSEPEIFNYSTLLLSVKRDALYVGAREAIFELSMKNVTVKNNKVQWTVAENPMVMCTQKGKSKERDCLNYIRVLQVVDDERLYVCGTHAFQPQCDYLNLADFSLDGRPEDGRGKCSFDPSQSFTTVMVDGELYSGTAYNFLGSEPIMSRYSPSQSLLRTEYSTSWLNEPSFVFADVISEGRNGVDGEDDKIYYFFTEVSVEYEFFGKLLIPRVARVCKGDLGGQRTLQKKWTSFLKAKLVCSMPELNFVFNVVHDVFILKGADRRDTVIYGVFTSQWGNVGLSAVCAYNLTAVEEVFSKGKYMQKATVEQSHTKWVRYNGITPSPRPGACINNLMRRQNISSSLHLPDKTLQFVKDHPLLEDPVLPIGNGPRLITKDVNYTQIVVERVRALDRNVYDVIFTGTDKGVLHKSVVYEGEVHIVEEIQLLKNSESIKNLLLSSETRSLYAGSDSGVVQSPTAFCSRYLSCDDCVLARDPYCAWDPRAAACVNIFDVPSQRLRKLIQNLNGDADKCPSASGLSLKDYQRVTVKPGSSAELPCLGHSNLAQVMWKSNGSALTEASRFHLIGENGLLIYSVAPEDQGHYECWSVEWAPAAGKNFSRLLAGYVLTLDLPPRAPHQTGHVTATTLGDRETSSARAAEGNGKTDGALLTSALAPPSFTATVQFTPPPQTDSSLTPPPSSTVQFQPKQHLPPSSNAPHPDSRDPAAEYLQHNNSTALLFLFLLFFLLFLAALAYNCYMQYLPAPCLRLRAALLGSHKSAHQPEYRACEAGLMEASASDKINMTEQPTQNGSQTTQNLRALRDTGYETEPECGNGQIPSHTFGGDSPSQEKPFDVDCESQPIQFADADEPYC, encoded by the exons ATGGGATTTGGCGTGCTGGGAGTGTTTCTGGGGCTGCTGCTCGAGGTCTCCACCCATGGACCCCACGCTGTGCCTCGAACCTCCTGGAGACACCAAG ATTTAGATCTGATGGAGTTTTCGGAGCCAGAGATCTTCAACTACTCCACGTTGCTGCTGAGTGTGAAAAGAGACGCGCTGTATGTGGGAGCCAGGGAGGCCATCTTTGAGCTCAGCATGAAGAACGTGACAGTCAAAAACAACAAG GTTCAATGGACAGTTGCAGAAAACCCCATGGTGATGTGCACGCAAAAAGGAAAATCAAAAGAG AGGGATTGTCTAAACTACATCCGAGTGCTCCAAGTCGTAGACGACGAGCGGCTGTATGTCTGCGGCACGCACGCCTTTCAACCTCAGTGTGACTACTTG AACCTCGCTGACTTCTCGTTAGACGGCCGACCCGAGGACGGCCGGGGAAAGTGCTCCTTTGACCCGTCACAAAGCTTCACCACGGTCATGGTTG ATGGAGAGCTGTACTCGGGGACAGCTTATAACTTCTTAGGCAGTGAACCGATTATGTCCAGATACTCTCCGTCCCAGTCGCTGCTGAGGACAGAGTACTCCACATCATGGCTCAATG AGCCCAGTTTTGTTTTTGCCGACGTGATCAGTGAAGGGAGAAACGGAGTGGACGGCGAAGACGATAAAATCTACTACTTCTTCACCGAGGTGTCAGTGGAGTACGAGTTCTTTGGCAAGCTGCTGATCCCCAGGGTGGCGCGCGTCTGTAAG GGCGACCTCGGGGGGCAGCGCACCCTGCAGAAGAAATGGACGTCCTTCCTGAAAGCCAAGCTGGTGTGCTCCATGCCCGAGCTCAACTTTGTTTTCAACGTAGTGCACGACGTGTTCATCCTGAAGGGGGCGGACCGCAGGGACACGGTCATCTACGGAGTCTTCACCTCCCAGTG GGGTAACGTGGGCTTGTCGGCAGTGTGCGCTTACAACTTGACAGCTGTGGAGGAAGTCTTCTCCAAGGGCAAGTACATGCAGAAGGCCACAGTGGAGCAGTCCCACACTAAGTGGGTCCGGTATAACGGCATCACTCCTTCTCCACGTCCTGGAGCG TGTATTAACAACCTGATGCGACGGCAGAACATCAGCAGCTCTCTCCACCTGCCAGACAAGACCCTCCAGTTTGTGAAGGACCACCCCCTGCTGGAGGACCCCGTCCTGCCCATCGGCAACGGGCCTCGCCTCATCACCAAAGACGTCAACTACACTCAGATCGTCGTGGAGAGGGTGCGCGCACTCGATAGGAATGTTTACGACGTCATCTTCACTGGAACAG ATAAGGGAGTCCTGCACAAGTCGGTGGTGTATGAAGGAGAAGTGCACATCGTGGAGGAGATCCAGCTCCTGAAGAACTCTGAGTCCATCAAGAACCTGCTGCTGTCCTCTGAG ACCCGCTCCCTGTACGCCGGCTCTGACTCCGGTGTAGTCCAGTCCcccacagccttctgcagccggTATCTGTCCTGCGACGACTGCGTCCTGGCTCGAGACCCGTACTGTGCCTGGGACCCTCGCGCTGCTGCCTGTGTCAATATCTTTGACGTTCCCAGCCAGCGGCTTAG gaAGCTGATCCAGAACCTGAACGGTGACGCAGACAAGTGTCCTTCAG CATCAGGTCTGTCTCTGAAGGACTACCAGCGTGTGACAGTGAAACCAGGGAGCTCCGCTGAGCTGCCGTGCCTGGGACACTCCAACCTGGCCCAGGTGATGTGGAAATCCAACGGCTCCGCGCTCACCGAGGCCTCTCGCTTCCACCTCATAGGCGAAAACGGTCTCCTCATTTACAGCGTGGCTCCGGAGGATCAAGGTCACTACGAGTGCTGGTCGGTGGAATGGGCCCCCGCCGCCGGGAAGAACTTCAGCCGCCTCCTGGCCGGATACGTCCTCACTCTGGATCTCCCGCCCAGAGCCCCTCACCAGACGGGCCACGTGACCGCCACCACCCTCGGCGACCGGGAGACATCCAGCGCGCGTGCAGCTGAAGGTAATGGTAAGACAGACGGAGCCCTACTAACGTCGGCCCTCGCCCCTCCCAGCTTCACAGCCACAGTCCAattcacccccccaccccaaacTGACTCATCACTAACCCCGCCGCCCAGCAGCACAGTCCAGTTCCAGCCGAAACAGCACCTTCCCCCGAGCTCCAACGCCCCCCACCCGGACAGCCGGGACCCGGCGGCGGAGTATTTacagcacaacaacagcaccgccctcctcttccttttcctcctgtttttcctcctcttcctggcAGCGCTGGCGTACAACTGCTACATGCAGTACCTCCCCGCTCCCTGCCTGCGGCTGCGAGCCGCTCTGCTGGGCAGCCACAAGAGCGCCCATCAGCCTGAGTACCGGGCCTGCGAGGCCGGTCTGATGGAGGCGTCCGCAAGTGACAAAATTAACATGACGGAGCAGCCGACGCAGAACGGCAGCCAAACCACTCAGAACCTGCGGGCGCTCCGCGACACCGGGTACGAGACCGAGCCGGAGTGCGGCAACGGTCAGATCCCGTCTCACACTTTCGGAGGCGACAGCCCGTCCCAAGAGAAACCCTTCGACGTGGACTGTGAATCTCAGCCCATCCAGTTTGCAGATGCAGATGAACCATACTGCTAG
- the sema4d gene encoding semaphorin-4D isoform X1: MNQYSLADAMTDKGNFTVPKLSESNMGFGVLGVFLGLLLEVSTHGPHAVPRTSWRHQDLDLMEFSEPEIFNYSTLLLSVKRDALYVGAREAIFELSMKNVTVKNNKVQWTVAENPMVMCTQKGKSKERDCLNYIRVLQVVDDERLYVCGTHAFQPQCDYLNLADFSLDGRPEDGRGKCSFDPSQSFTTVMVDGELYSGTAYNFLGSEPIMSRYSPSQSLLRTEYSTSWLNEPSFVFADVISEGRNGVDGEDDKIYYFFTEVSVEYEFFGKLLIPRVARVCKGDLGGQRTLQKKWTSFLKAKLVCSMPELNFVFNVVHDVFILKGADRRDTVIYGVFTSQWGNVGLSAVCAYNLTAVEEVFSKGKYMQKATVEQSHTKWVRYNGITPSPRPGACINNLMRRQNISSSLHLPDKTLQFVKDHPLLEDPVLPIGNGPRLITKDVNYTQIVVERVRALDRNVYDVIFTGTDKGVLHKSVVYEGEVHIVEEIQLLKNSESIKNLLLSSETRSLYAGSDSGVVQSPTAFCSRYLSCDDCVLARDPYCAWDPRAAACVNIFDVPSQRLRKLIQNLNGDADKCPSASGLSLKDYQRVTVKPGSSAELPCLGHSNLAQVMWKSNGSALTEASRFHLIGENGLLIYSVAPEDQGHYECWSVEWAPAAGKNFSRLLAGYVLTLDLPPRAPHQTGHVTATTLGDRETSSARAAEGNGKTDGALLTSALAPPSFTATVQFTPPPQTDSSLTPPPSSTVQFQPKQHLPPSSNAPHPDSRDPAAEYLQHNNSTALLFLFLLFFLLFLAALAYNCYMQYLPAPCLRLRAALLGSHKSAHQPEYRACEAGLMEASASDKINMTEQPTQNGSQTTQNLRALRDTGYETEPECGNGQIPSHTFGGDSPSQEKPFDVDCESQPIQFADADEPYC; this comes from the exons AGGAAACTTCACAGTTCCGAAGTTATCAGAGTCTAACATGGGATTTGGCGTGCTGGGAGTGTTTCTGGGGCTGCTGCTCGAGGTCTCCACCCATGGACCCCACGCTGTGCCTCGAACCTCCTGGAGACACCAAG ATTTAGATCTGATGGAGTTTTCGGAGCCAGAGATCTTCAACTACTCCACGTTGCTGCTGAGTGTGAAAAGAGACGCGCTGTATGTGGGAGCCAGGGAGGCCATCTTTGAGCTCAGCATGAAGAACGTGACAGTCAAAAACAACAAG GTTCAATGGACAGTTGCAGAAAACCCCATGGTGATGTGCACGCAAAAAGGAAAATCAAAAGAG AGGGATTGTCTAAACTACATCCGAGTGCTCCAAGTCGTAGACGACGAGCGGCTGTATGTCTGCGGCACGCACGCCTTTCAACCTCAGTGTGACTACTTG AACCTCGCTGACTTCTCGTTAGACGGCCGACCCGAGGACGGCCGGGGAAAGTGCTCCTTTGACCCGTCACAAAGCTTCACCACGGTCATGGTTG ATGGAGAGCTGTACTCGGGGACAGCTTATAACTTCTTAGGCAGTGAACCGATTATGTCCAGATACTCTCCGTCCCAGTCGCTGCTGAGGACAGAGTACTCCACATCATGGCTCAATG AGCCCAGTTTTGTTTTTGCCGACGTGATCAGTGAAGGGAGAAACGGAGTGGACGGCGAAGACGATAAAATCTACTACTTCTTCACCGAGGTGTCAGTGGAGTACGAGTTCTTTGGCAAGCTGCTGATCCCCAGGGTGGCGCGCGTCTGTAAG GGCGACCTCGGGGGGCAGCGCACCCTGCAGAAGAAATGGACGTCCTTCCTGAAAGCCAAGCTGGTGTGCTCCATGCCCGAGCTCAACTTTGTTTTCAACGTAGTGCACGACGTGTTCATCCTGAAGGGGGCGGACCGCAGGGACACGGTCATCTACGGAGTCTTCACCTCCCAGTG GGGTAACGTGGGCTTGTCGGCAGTGTGCGCTTACAACTTGACAGCTGTGGAGGAAGTCTTCTCCAAGGGCAAGTACATGCAGAAGGCCACAGTGGAGCAGTCCCACACTAAGTGGGTCCGGTATAACGGCATCACTCCTTCTCCACGTCCTGGAGCG TGTATTAACAACCTGATGCGACGGCAGAACATCAGCAGCTCTCTCCACCTGCCAGACAAGACCCTCCAGTTTGTGAAGGACCACCCCCTGCTGGAGGACCCCGTCCTGCCCATCGGCAACGGGCCTCGCCTCATCACCAAAGACGTCAACTACACTCAGATCGTCGTGGAGAGGGTGCGCGCACTCGATAGGAATGTTTACGACGTCATCTTCACTGGAACAG ATAAGGGAGTCCTGCACAAGTCGGTGGTGTATGAAGGAGAAGTGCACATCGTGGAGGAGATCCAGCTCCTGAAGAACTCTGAGTCCATCAAGAACCTGCTGCTGTCCTCTGAG ACCCGCTCCCTGTACGCCGGCTCTGACTCCGGTGTAGTCCAGTCCcccacagccttctgcagccggTATCTGTCCTGCGACGACTGCGTCCTGGCTCGAGACCCGTACTGTGCCTGGGACCCTCGCGCTGCTGCCTGTGTCAATATCTTTGACGTTCCCAGCCAGCGGCTTAG gaAGCTGATCCAGAACCTGAACGGTGACGCAGACAAGTGTCCTTCAG CATCAGGTCTGTCTCTGAAGGACTACCAGCGTGTGACAGTGAAACCAGGGAGCTCCGCTGAGCTGCCGTGCCTGGGACACTCCAACCTGGCCCAGGTGATGTGGAAATCCAACGGCTCCGCGCTCACCGAGGCCTCTCGCTTCCACCTCATAGGCGAAAACGGTCTCCTCATTTACAGCGTGGCTCCGGAGGATCAAGGTCACTACGAGTGCTGGTCGGTGGAATGGGCCCCCGCCGCCGGGAAGAACTTCAGCCGCCTCCTGGCCGGATACGTCCTCACTCTGGATCTCCCGCCCAGAGCCCCTCACCAGACGGGCCACGTGACCGCCACCACCCTCGGCGACCGGGAGACATCCAGCGCGCGTGCAGCTGAAGGTAATGGTAAGACAGACGGAGCCCTACTAACGTCGGCCCTCGCCCCTCCCAGCTTCACAGCCACAGTCCAattcacccccccaccccaaacTGACTCATCACTAACCCCGCCGCCCAGCAGCACAGTCCAGTTCCAGCCGAAACAGCACCTTCCCCCGAGCTCCAACGCCCCCCACCCGGACAGCCGGGACCCGGCGGCGGAGTATTTacagcacaacaacagcaccgccctcctcttccttttcctcctgtttttcctcctcttcctggcAGCGCTGGCGTACAACTGCTACATGCAGTACCTCCCCGCTCCCTGCCTGCGGCTGCGAGCCGCTCTGCTGGGCAGCCACAAGAGCGCCCATCAGCCTGAGTACCGGGCCTGCGAGGCCGGTCTGATGGAGGCGTCCGCAAGTGACAAAATTAACATGACGGAGCAGCCGACGCAGAACGGCAGCCAAACCACTCAGAACCTGCGGGCGCTCCGCGACACCGGGTACGAGACCGAGCCGGAGTGCGGCAACGGTCAGATCCCGTCTCACACTTTCGGAGGCGACAGCCCGTCCCAAGAGAAACCCTTCGACGTGGACTGTGAATCTCAGCCCATCCAGTTTGCAGATGCAGATGAACCATACTGCTAG